The Harmonia axyridis chromosome 3, icHarAxyr1.1, whole genome shotgun sequence nucleotide sequence TCAGACCTTGATGCCACATTTCATCGAATGCCTGACAATTACCTAGAAACAAGTAGATGTTTTTACCCTAAAGACGATAACTTGCAAATCAGAGAGTTTGTAAATTACTCGAGGGCATCAAATAACATTTCTCATGAACACTCTTGGTGCATCCCAACTTTCATTCactaatttgaaaattcagtttaattcaatttaatcaTAGTGAACCTCTATTAATTTTCTCTGAGATGCACTATCCTTCAAGtgtaaacattgaagaaatggaAGTAAATTGTTAAGTTCCCGCAAGCGCAAAAAAAGCATTAAAAAACGTATTGCCAAAAGGTTCACGAAAGTCCTATGACAAGGTGCACCAAAATTTTGTGGAATGGATTAAACAAAACTGCGTGGATTATAGCAATGAAACTGTGCTGCTGGGATTCTTTACCgactttcctgaaaaattttctgtataGTCCAAATAATCAATACATTGATGATATACATATAAGAATATCAACATTGgtaatttccaaatttccaaaactcgaaaatttgaagtatggatcgaaaaaataaatgttcTGAAATGTATTCATGAGGCATCGAACGAGAAGTTTTCAATGTACGAagttgtatattatattgatattcGGTGTTTTTGGTGGACACTGATGGTAAGAACTTGTGAAAGATAAAGCGTCACGTCGTTTGGTAAACGTATCGGAGACAAAAACCGATAAAAAAGGGCGTTGCCAAAATTGTTGAACACGACGTAATCATCAGTTTGAAGCTGATAAGAGAATTCATATCTTAACACTCATGGGTTTgaccacagaaaaaaaaaaccttttctgTCCTATAGGCTATAGATAAGTCGGCCGTACTATACAgccagttgaaaaaaataaatttcacaaaATCCCTTGTTCATTGCTAAATAACTGGGTTTGTGCAATCttgaaaaataaacattatCTGCGTTGAACATCAGCCAATCTTCTGGCAGAAGCTGGTGCTAAAGAGTTATCCAATACGAGATTTCATTTTGACTGGGCAGATGTCACATTTGGCAAAtgaattgcgctaccgagctatgattgatGATGCATTTGATGCCAGTAAAGTATAATAACTCTTCAGTGGAAATAATTTTAAACGCTTTGATTTGATCTGGGGGAAATCCCAGCAGTGGATAAAATTTGTAGACTTTACTACGATGAAATTATTCACGTCAATAGAAGATCATGTGAAGCAAGAAGAAGCTATTAGGGTAGTCAGCTTTGACCCACCAATTATTTTGTAGTTCTACTACTTACTAAAAGAATAAAAAGAAGATTTTAATacaatttatattcgatatgaAGGAGCAACATGCCATTCAACGAGTAAAACAATTACTGTAAATATGTGTTGAAGTGTGCAAATAGACCAAAAATTCGAATGGCAATAAGTCGATTGTTCACATGAAGGTCAGAATAAATGTTATATTCATGATATCATAGCCTATATACCTCTACAAAAAATTGCTTCAAAATGGGTGTTTGTGAAGCTAGCCGAAGCAGCTTCAAATAACAATGAAAACTTATGTGTTTACTCTATTTGAAGCTAAATCACTGAGAAGTATCATTTTTATGGAACACTTGTCTATATTAGCATTGACATATGCACTTTTTCATATCGCATATAGTAAATCAATTTTGCTCAGTTTCAACCCTGATTAtaaggaatttgaaaaaaatttgatttattttcaataactatctcctttcaaattcaaaattatcaaatgtTTGAACATATCTTTTTAGTTGTTTTCTCTGTAGCCTTTATAAAGTCAAAATATATAGACGAACCGTTGGCTTAGTCCAAATAGTTCGCCTGATGTAGATGGTTCTAACCCTATAATTTAAACTTCAACAACTAAAAAAAGTGAAACCACAGAATCCATCTACAGTTCAATTGccataaaaatatattaaagaACATTTCATATAATACAATATCTAAGAATAAATTTTACAATATTCTTAATCCTAAGATTACAATGGGTAAAACTTCTCAAGATACCGTAACTTTTATGTTCTTGCCCAAAGGTTTCAAAGGCGGCTTTTTTCCTCCCGGCCATCCCCACCTCTTGACAAGAGATCGAGAATATTCCACGCAGTACAACCGAGATTCCACATATTTCCTTTTATCAATCGGTTCTGGATAATAAGTCGCCTTACCCTTACAATACGCATCTTCCAAAATCCTAGTTGCGATTTGAATCGAACATTCTTTGATATCCTTCAGAGGTGGGAATAATGCACCACTGTTCAGCAGCTCCTCCTGGGATACATTATCGGCTATAGTGGCAGCCGCCAACAGGAAATAATCTTCAGGTATATGGTGAATCTGTCCCAAAACCACCCCCAAAGCTACTCCTGGAAAGATATAGGAGTTATTACCTTGTCCAGTCTTGAACGTTTTTCCTTCGTACTTTACCTCTGGAAAAGGTGAACCTGAGGAAAAAATGACACGTCCTGAAGTGTGATCGTAAGCATCTTGAGCAGTGCATTCAGCATTTGAGGTTGGGTTACTCAATGCGAAAACTATGGGACGTTCGTTGTAAGACGACATAGCCTTCAAGACGTCTGGAGTAAAAGCACCACCTTTGGTTGACACACCGATAAGAATTGTGGGTTTCAATTCGTGGACCAGCTTAAGGAGCTCTTTCTCAGGTTTCTGTTCCTTTGCGTATAACTTCTGATTACCTTGTAGATTTTTGCGATCCGCAGTCACCAATCCATCGATATCCATCAAGTATATATTACTTCTAGCTTTCTCCACACCTATGCCCTCTCTGACCATAGCCTCCACGCATAGATCGGCCACTCCTAAAGCTGCTGTACCAGCACCGTAGAATAGTAATTTGTGGTCTTTGAAGGTTTTATCGATGATCCTGTTAGCAGCTATGAGGCCTGCCAAGGAAACTGCAGCAGTACCTTGTATATCGTCGTTGAAGGTGCAATACTTATTCCTGTATTTCTCCAAGAGTCTAGCCGCGTTGAGGTTACCGAAGTCTTCAAATTGTATCAGGGTATCTTGACCATATCTCTTGACGACTGCCGCCATGAATTCCTCAATGAATTCATCGTATACTTGTCCTCTCACTCTCCTTTGTCTGAGTCCGATGTACGCTGGATCTTCCAAAAGTTCCGAGTTCTCTGTACCTACGTCTAAACATACTGGAAGACAGTGATATGGTTTGAGACCGGCGAGAGCCGTATACAAGGATAATTTGCCTATCGGAATGCCCATTCCATAGGCTCCTAAGTCACCTAGACCTAAAATCCTTTCACCATCCGTCACAACAATAGCGTGAATGTTCGGTTCAGGCCAATTTTGAAGGATTTCGTAGATGTGGCCCTTATCATTGATAGTGATGAAAAGACCATGTGGTCGTCTGTAGATCAAACCGAATCTTTGACAAGCAAGCCCAACAGTAGGGGTGTACACTATGGGCAGgagttcttcaatattttcagtgatcaaactgaaaaacaatttttcatttcggtCCTTGAGTTCTGTCAAATAGAGATATTTGTTTAAGGGTTCCTTGTAGTTGTC carries:
- the LOC123674818 gene encoding NADP-dependent malic enzyme-like — translated: MSECHNTHFVTRGMFVIISRSTSSFLNFTKILKHPNSLRIVRQINCDQVGDVISLSQVTGIDHLRNPRLNKGLAFTIEERQALGIHGLQPPCLRTQEEQVALCKATIDNYKEPLNKYLYLTELKDRNEKLFFSLITENIEELLPIVYTPTVGLACQRFGLIYRRPHGLFITINDKGHIYEILQNWPEPNIHAIVVTDGERILGLGDLGAYGMGIPIGKLSLYTALAGLKPYHCLPVCLDVGTENSELLEDPAYIGLRQRRVRGQVYDEFIEEFMAAVVKRYGQDTLIQFEDFGNLNAARLLEKYRNKYCTFNDDIQGTAAVSLAGLIAANRIIDKTFKDHKLLFYGAGTAALGVADLCVEAMVREGIGVEKARSNIYLMDIDGLVTADRKNLQGNQKLYAKEQKPEKELLKLVHELKPTILIGVSTKGGAFTPDVLKAMSSYNERPIVFALSNPTSNAECTAQDAYDHTSGRVIFSSGSPFPEVKYEGKTFKTGQGNNSYIFPGVALGVVLGQIHHIPEDYFLLAAATIADNVSQEELLNSGALFPPLKDIKECSIQIATRILEDAYCKGKATYYPEPIDKRKYVESRLYCVEYSRSLVKRWGWPGGKKPPLKPLGKNIKVTVS